From Lolium perenne isolate Kyuss_39 chromosome 5, Kyuss_2.0, whole genome shotgun sequence, a single genomic window includes:
- the LOC127304441 gene encoding uncharacterized protein — translation MEYQGQHGHETNKVEEYGQPVAGHGGVTGGPTGTHGAAAAAGTGGRQQLQPMKDDHKTDGVLRRSGSSSSSSSEDDGEGGRRKKGMKEKIKEKLPGGGHKDTAAEQQQTAATTGAHGTGVEATGEKKGVMEKIKEKLPGGQH, via the exons ATGGAGTACCAGGGGCAGCACGGGCACGAGACCAACAAGGTGGAGGAGTACGGCCAGCCGGTGGCCGGGCACGGCGGCGTCACCGGCGGACCCACGGGAACACACGGCGCCGCCGCTGCTGCGGGTACCGGCGGCAGGCAGCAGCTCCAGCCGATGAAGGACGACCACAAGACCGACGGCGTGCTGCGCCGCTCCGGCAGCTCCAGCTCCAGCTCG TCTGAGGACGACGGCGAgggcgggaggaggaagaaggggatgAAGGAGAAGATCAAGGAGAAGCTCCCCGGAGGAGGCCACAAGGACACCGCCGCCGAGCAGCAGCAGACGGCGGCGACCACCGGCGCACACGGCACTGGTGTGGAGGCCACCGGTGAGAAGAAGGGCGTCATGGAGAAGATCAAGGAGAAGCTTCCCGGCGGGCAGCACTGA
- the LOC127298431 gene encoding RNA polymerase II C-terminal domain phosphatase-like 2, producing the protein MPVPYIFVFPTNQQVGNPQINRPQTQTQTMAAEAADSVHPADTPMKDCSGDPPVLPLSTPLSPSTASPTGARTLPVFERDVFLGNVDVFLPPGTPSSGSGVFPSNEIRISRRSTASSRCPPLAVLQVISAYSLRCKLQENTLDLHPGSVLLGNLHSTCWNQRMTAVVAAGEEELHLVAMQSKVKGVPSFWCWSAQKGLYTACLGMLNQRRLAIVFDLDQTLVSCYNEQTFKTLTKKIESSLENPELADDTQLALRNQLGNVSKDQLFLKEYKEKRAITVGDEIVRSQDEKSMLHKPGGLRQVIVRPVIRVPTRNAVLTCLDPTDAESSYFANIRPGWDDLKSCLITANGFRRYKVYVCTMAGTYYALEAWRLLDPEGRLISSEEISQRLICVRRGSKKSLQHVFRKSLCHPNMAIVIDDRLDVWDEKDKRHVHNLPAYNPSVATEDKVVHGPNALQIVRSITRKVQKGFFSEFDGMLLKAVDELMYENDVLDLPCTPDVGDYLQLRNNKIVIKTQ; encoded by the exons ATGCCGGTTCCATATATATTCGTATTCCCTACCAACCAACAAGTCGGAAACCCCCAGATCAATCGTCCCCAAACCCAAACCCAAAccatggcggcggaggcggccgACTCCGTCCACCCCGCGGATACTCCCATGAAAGACTGCTCCGGTGATCCGCCCGTGCTGCCACTCTCCACTCCCCTCTCTCCAAGCACGGCCTCGCCCACCGGCGCTCGGACCTTGCCCGTGTTCGAGCGTGACGTGTTCCTTGGCAACGTCGACGTGTTCCTTCCACCGGGGACACCATCATCGGGTTCCGGTGTGTTCCCGAGCAACGAGATCCGGATCAGCCGCCGGTCAACCGCCAGCAGCAGGTGCCCACCGCTGGCCGTGCTGCAGGTGATCAGCGCCTACTCCTTGCGCTGCAAGCTCCAGGAGAACACGCTGGACCTCCATCCCGGATCCGTCCTGCTCGGCAACCTGCACTCCACCTGCTGGAACCAACGCATG ACCGCTGTGGTGGCGGCTGGGGAGGAGGAGCTGCACCTTGTGGCTATGCAAAGCAAGGTCAAGGGTGTCCCAAGTTTCTGGTGTTGGTCTGCACAAAAAGGGCTCTACACGGCATGCCTTGGGATGCTCAACCAGCGGCGCCTTGCCATTGTGTTTGATCTCGACCAGACCCTCGTGTCTTGTTACAACGAGCAAACATTCAAGACTCTCACGAAAAAGATCGAGTCATCCTTGGAGAATCCTGAACTTGCTGATGATACGCAATTGGCACTTCGCAATCAACTCGGTAATGTCTCCAAGGATCAATTATTTCTCAAGGAATACAAAGAGAAACGTGCTATCACTGTCGGTGATGAGATTGTGCGGAGCCAAGATGAAAAGAGCATGCTGCATAAACCTGGCGGGCTGCGACAAGTTATTGTTCGGCCCGTGATCAGGGTCCCGACAAGGAATGCAGTTCTGACTTGCCTCGACCCAACG GATGCTGAAAGTAGTTACTTTGCAAACATACGGCCTGGTTGGGATGACTTGAAGAGTTGCCTGATTACTGCCAACGGATTCAGAAGATATAAGGTCTACGTATGTACAATGGCTGGTACATATTATGCTCTTGAGGCATGGAGACTGCTTGATCCAGAAGGCAGATTGATCAGTTCAGAGGAGATTTCTCAGCGCTTAATATGTGTGAggcgag GTTCCAAAAAGTCGCTTCAGCACGTGTTCCGAAAAAGTTTATGCCATCCAAATATGGCCATTGTGATTGATGACCGCCTGGATGTTTGGGATGAGAAAGATAAGAGACATGTTCATAATTTGCCGGCCTACAATCCATCAGTTGCCACTGAAGACAAG GTGGTGCATGGTCCCAATGCGCTTCAGATTGTAAGAAGTATTACACGAAAAGTTCAGAAAGGATTCTTCAG CGagtttgatgggatgcttctgaaAGCAGTAGATGAACTAATGTATGAAAATGATGTACTGGATCTCCCATGCACTCCAGATGTTGGCGACTACCTACAACTGAGG AACAACAAGATCGTAATTAAGACGCAGTGA